A stretch of the Mycobacteroides immunogenum genome encodes the following:
- a CDS encoding glycosyltransferase yields the protein MKFVLSCYGTRGDVEPSVSVGRELLRRGHDVRAAVPPDLVDFAENAGLSTVAYGPALNEFLQEEFLRNFWAQWARNPIRTLRDLWAPLARHWAQTSTTLTSLADGADLVSSGLNFEQSAANIAEYYNIPFISLHHFPMRPNGRLIPKLPPPIVRSGGALSEWMLWRSTKAAEDAQRQELGLPKATTTSARRISASGGLEVQAYDDICVPGLAAEWKKWNGQRPFVGTLTMELSTEADQDVAGWIAAGTPPVCFATGSIPVESPSGTVEMIGNACAELGERALICAGGTDFGGVTLPDHVKVVGAVNYAQVFAASRAIVHHGGSGTTAASLRAGIPTLILWSTGDQPYWGNQLGRLKVGAARRFSATTQKTLVADLRRILTPEVAANARELGSRMTTPEQSVAKAADLYEEAVRRNR from the coding sequence ATGAAGTTTGTGCTGTCGTGCTACGGCACTCGCGGCGATGTCGAACCGTCCGTCAGTGTCGGGCGTGAGCTGCTACGCAGGGGTCACGATGTTCGTGCGGCCGTTCCACCGGACCTTGTCGATTTCGCCGAGAACGCCGGGCTTTCGACGGTCGCCTACGGCCCGGCGCTCAATGAGTTCCTCCAGGAAGAGTTCCTCCGGAATTTCTGGGCGCAATGGGCGCGCAATCCAATCCGCACCCTGCGCGACCTCTGGGCGCCGTTGGCCCGGCATTGGGCGCAGACAAGCACCACCTTGACCTCGCTCGCGGACGGTGCCGACCTCGTTTCCTCGGGCCTCAACTTCGAGCAGTCCGCCGCGAACATCGCGGAGTACTACAACATTCCGTTCATCTCGCTGCATCACTTCCCGATGCGGCCCAACGGCAGGCTGATACCGAAACTGCCCCCGCCGATCGTCAGATCCGGCGGGGCACTGTCGGAGTGGATGCTGTGGCGCTCGACGAAAGCCGCCGAGGACGCACAGCGCCAAGAACTGGGCTTACCCAAGGCCACCACCACGTCCGCGCGCCGGATCTCCGCGAGCGGCGGCCTGGAAGTCCAGGCCTACGACGACATATGCGTCCCGGGCCTGGCCGCCGAATGGAAGAAGTGGAATGGCCAACGCCCCTTCGTGGGAACCCTCACGATGGAGCTCAGTACCGAAGCCGATCAAGACGTCGCCGGCTGGATCGCCGCGGGCACGCCGCCGGTCTGTTTTGCCACGGGCAGTATTCCGGTCGAGTCCCCTTCGGGCACAGTGGAAATGATCGGCAATGCGTGTGCAGAGCTCGGCGAAAGAGCATTGATCTGCGCCGGCGGTACCGACTTCGGCGGCGTCACCCTTCCCGACCATGTCAAGGTCGTCGGCGCCGTCAACTATGCCCAGGTCTTCGCGGCCAGCCGGGCCATCGTTCATCACGGTGGGTCGGGCACCACGGCGGCAAGCCTGCGCGCCGGCATTCCCACCCTGATCCTGTGGAGCACCGGCGATCAACCGTACTGGGGCAATCAGCTTGGCCGACTGAAAGTCGGTGCGGCTCGCCGTTTTTCGGCAACGACCCAAAAGACCCTGGTGGCCGATCTACGCAGGATCCTCACACCCGAGGTCGCCGCCAATGCCCGGGAGCTGGGCAGCCGCATGACCACGCCCGAGCAAAGCGTGGCCAAGGCCGCGGATCTCTACGAGGAAGCCGTCCGTCGGAATCGCTAA
- a CDS encoding class I SAM-dependent methyltransferase, with amino-acid sequence MTGQRCRICGGDLHKVFDLGRQPVSNAFVRLEDADKVPFFRLAVGACTSCTMVQQLETVPPDAMYRADYPYRASGSLLMRKHFEDVANHIIDTCPGGRDGFVVEIGSNDGVMLTTLAKAGMRHLGVDPAAGADDVARSHGVNVRTDFFNAETAAEIYAEKGHANLIFSANTFSHISYLDSIFKGVDTLLAPDGLFVFEDRSLADILRHNYFDQIYDEHIYLFSVSSVKAMAAHFGFELVDAEHLPYHGGSIRYTVARRGTRQPTAGVAALLAQEKADGLAENEETAFVRFANDVDRIKNDLVALLRDIHSRGRRVVGYGATSRSATVLNYCGIGTDLLPLLCDSTPEKQGRVTPGSKIPVCSPAAFSDPYPDYALLFAWNHAEEIMAKERQFQESGGQWIVYVPEVHLV; translated from the coding sequence ATGACCGGTCAGCGATGCCGCATATGCGGCGGTGATCTTCACAAAGTCTTCGATCTCGGCCGCCAACCCGTATCGAACGCGTTCGTTCGGCTGGAAGACGCCGACAAGGTGCCGTTCTTCCGTCTAGCAGTCGGCGCATGTACCTCGTGCACGATGGTGCAGCAACTGGAGACCGTCCCGCCCGATGCCATGTATCGAGCGGACTATCCCTATCGGGCATCCGGGTCTTTGTTGATGCGCAAGCATTTCGAAGACGTGGCCAATCACATCATCGACACCTGCCCGGGCGGTCGTGATGGATTCGTCGTCGAGATCGGCAGTAATGACGGTGTCATGTTGACCACGCTTGCCAAGGCAGGCATGCGCCACCTCGGTGTCGATCCTGCCGCCGGGGCCGACGACGTCGCGCGGTCGCACGGAGTGAACGTCCGGACCGACTTCTTCAACGCGGAGACAGCCGCCGAGATCTACGCCGAAAAGGGGCACGCCAATCTCATCTTTTCGGCCAACACGTTCAGCCACATCTCCTACCTGGATTCGATATTCAAGGGTGTCGACACCTTGCTGGCACCGGATGGGCTGTTCGTGTTCGAGGATCGTTCACTGGCCGACATCTTGCGGCACAACTACTTCGACCAAATCTATGACGAACACATCTATCTGTTCTCGGTGAGCTCGGTCAAGGCGATGGCCGCGCACTTCGGCTTCGAACTGGTTGACGCCGAACACCTCCCCTATCACGGCGGATCGATCCGCTACACCGTCGCCCGGCGGGGTACCCGGCAACCCACGGCGGGCGTGGCAGCGCTTCTCGCACAAGAGAAAGCAGACGGCTTGGCCGAAAACGAGGAAACGGCCTTCGTCCGGTTCGCCAATGACGTCGACCGCATCAAGAACGACCTCGTCGCCCTCCTGCGCGACATCCACTCCCGGGGACGCCGGGTCGTCGGCTACGGCGCCACCTCCAGAAGCGCTACCGTACTGAACTATTGCGGCATTGGCACGGATCTACTTCCGCTGCTGTGTGATTCGACCCCGGAGAAACAGGGTCGCGTCACGCCGGGATCGAAGATACCGGTGTGCTCACCCGCGGCCTTTTCCGATCCGTATCCCGACTACGCCTTGCTGTTCGCGTGGAACCACGCCGAAGAGATCATGGCCAAGGAACGACAGTTCCAGGAGAGCGGCGGACAGTGGATTGTGTACGTACCGGAGGTGCACCTCGTCTGA
- a CDS encoding TylF/MycF/NovP-related O-methyltransferase gives MKSGLSRRARIWLWAVRKEYALVRAILPDVYANDALVTFNSHAFLEDPAFQRAYQRGVRAIGGKDWYPWEWRVHVGLWAAASASKLEGDFVECGVSYGFLSSAIMEHLDWDRLGKTFYLLDTFGGLDPRFVSSDERDSGALEKSEELVRSGVYGSSVDSVRANFAQWKNQRIVAGSVPDTLDEVESTAVAYLHIDMNCAPPEIATLRYFWPRLTPGAFVLLDDYANRGRDEQRIAMDELASELGVQVVALPTGQGLIIRPPH, from the coding sequence GTGAAAAGTGGGTTGTCGCGACGTGCTCGTATTTGGCTGTGGGCGGTACGTAAAGAGTATGCGCTCGTGCGCGCGATCCTCCCCGATGTTTATGCCAACGATGCGCTGGTCACCTTCAACAGCCATGCGTTCCTTGAGGATCCGGCATTTCAACGGGCATATCAACGTGGCGTCCGGGCGATCGGCGGCAAGGACTGGTATCCGTGGGAATGGCGGGTACACGTCGGGTTGTGGGCGGCCGCCAGCGCCAGCAAGCTCGAGGGAGATTTCGTCGAGTGCGGTGTGAGCTATGGGTTTTTGAGCAGCGCGATCATGGAGCACCTCGACTGGGACCGGCTGGGCAAGACTTTCTACCTGTTGGATACTTTCGGTGGATTGGACCCTCGCTTCGTCAGTTCGGATGAACGCGATTCCGGCGCGCTGGAGAAGAGCGAGGAGCTGGTGCGCAGCGGCGTGTATGGGAGCTCGGTGGACAGTGTGCGGGCAAACTTCGCGCAGTGGAAAAATCAGCGCATTGTGGCAGGCTCGGTTCCGGACACTCTTGACGAGGTCGAGTCCACCGCTGTGGCATATCTGCACATCGATATGAACTGTGCCCCTCCGGAAATCGCTACACTGCGGTACTTCTGGCCCCGCTTGACGCCGGGTGCCTTCGTGCTCCTGGACGATTACGCGAACCGTGGTCGTGACGAGCAGCGCATCGCCATGGATGAACTCGCGAGCGAACTAGGTGTGCAGGTGGTCGCCCTACCGACGGGCCAGGGTTTGATCATTCGTCCGCCGCACTGA
- a CDS encoding acyltransferase family protein — translation MRGASLGQAFDPRNNALNAWRLVLAISVILWHSWPLTGRFITFKPLEQFMEQVGVDGFFAVSGFLITSSWLRNPRLREFAVARALRIFPGLWVCVAITAFVLAPVSVLIQHGSVSNLLSSSKPYEYALSNALLYPFYVGIDGTPRDIPWPGVWNGSLWTLIFEMGCYIAVAALGLTGLLNRRWFVPAAFVLTVCATAYFSYPTAAMQTIPQMVFRFAVMFAAGALVYHFREVIPARWSLVGVSVVIVAASCLLANYRVIGALPLAYAVIASGALVRDRRLNLRNDLSYGVYIYAFPMQQMLAVLGAAVLNTFAFFVVATTVTLAPAALSWFLIEKRAIALKSRFLRRRAPVSDAEQPVPPPAEERFDTIGGGVAEPREGAP, via the coding sequence ATGCGTGGCGCATCACTCGGGCAGGCATTCGATCCACGAAACAACGCGCTCAATGCCTGGCGGCTGGTGTTGGCGATCAGCGTGATTCTGTGGCATTCCTGGCCGCTCACCGGTCGCTTCATCACCTTCAAACCGCTGGAACAGTTCATGGAGCAGGTCGGGGTGGACGGCTTCTTCGCGGTGTCGGGCTTCCTGATCACATCGAGCTGGTTGCGCAACCCTCGCCTGCGCGAGTTCGCGGTGGCACGTGCCCTGCGTATCTTCCCGGGGCTGTGGGTGTGCGTGGCCATCACGGCGTTTGTGCTGGCGCCGGTCAGCGTGCTTATTCAGCACGGTTCGGTGTCGAACCTGCTGTCCTCGTCCAAGCCGTACGAATACGCCCTGAGTAACGCCCTGCTGTACCCGTTCTACGTCGGTATCGACGGGACGCCGCGCGATATTCCATGGCCCGGGGTGTGGAACGGGTCCCTGTGGACCCTCATCTTCGAGATGGGCTGCTACATCGCGGTGGCGGCGCTGGGTCTGACCGGTCTTTTGAACCGACGATGGTTCGTCCCTGCTGCGTTTGTACTGACCGTATGTGCGACAGCGTATTTCTCGTATCCGACCGCTGCCATGCAGACCATTCCGCAGATGGTGTTCCGGTTCGCTGTCATGTTCGCGGCCGGCGCGCTGGTCTATCATTTTCGCGAGGTCATTCCCGCGCGCTGGTCGCTCGTCGGGGTAAGCGTCGTCATCGTCGCGGCTTCTTGCCTGCTGGCCAACTACCGGGTGATCGGTGCGCTTCCCCTGGCGTACGCGGTCATCGCCTCCGGTGCGCTGGTACGGGACAGACGATTGAACCTGCGTAACGATCTTTCGTATGGCGTGTACATCTATGCGTTCCCGATGCAACAGATGCTGGCCGTGCTGGGCGCCGCCGTGTTGAATACCTTTGCGTTCTTCGTCGTTGCCACCACTGTCACGCTGGCACCCGCGGCGCTGAGTTGGTTCCTGATAGAGAAGCGAGCGATCGCATTGAAATCGCGCTTCCTGCGCCGGCGCGCCCCGGTGAGCGATGCCGAACAGCCGGTACCACCTCCTGCGGAAGAGCGGTTCGACACCATTGGCGGAGGCGTTGCGGAGCCGAGAGAAGGCGCACCGTAG
- a CDS encoding glycosyltransferase codes for MKIVLASYGTRGDVEPSLVVARELQRRGHDVVMAVPPDLMGFTQDAGVKTVSYGLDTKTWLDVYRNFFTFLFRTFWKVREIRKMWRHMWDISDRCWAQMNSTLMAEAKDADVLFAGQSYQEPAANVAEYYDIPLVTLHHIPMRPNGQLVSILPARLGRLAMAFFDWFGWRLNKRVEDAQRRELGLPKASGPSPRRIAERGSLEVQGYDDACFPGLAQEWTKWDGARPFVGSLTMEMSADADADVASWIAAGTPPIFFGFGSMPVESPAAALEMIASACAELGERALIGAGWSDFGDRRIPDHVKVVGAVNFGTVFPACRAVVHHGGSGTTAASMRAGVPTLVLSMDANQTLWGGQVKRLKVGTTRRFSTTTRDSLVTDLRRILSAECRGRARELAGEMTKPSESATAAADVIEEFARSRCAA; via the coding sequence ATGAAAATTGTGTTGGCAAGCTACGGAACCCGGGGCGATGTCGAGCCTTCTCTGGTGGTCGCGCGTGAATTGCAGCGCCGTGGGCACGACGTCGTGATGGCCGTGCCGCCCGATTTGATGGGTTTCACTCAGGACGCGGGGGTGAAGACGGTGTCGTACGGATTGGACACCAAGACATGGCTTGACGTGTACCGCAACTTCTTCACTTTCCTGTTCCGCACCTTCTGGAAGGTCAGGGAGATCCGGAAGATGTGGCGCCACATGTGGGACATCAGCGACAGGTGTTGGGCACAGATGAACAGCACGCTGATGGCCGAGGCCAAGGACGCGGACGTGTTGTTCGCCGGCCAGAGCTATCAGGAGCCCGCGGCCAATGTTGCCGAGTACTACGACATCCCATTGGTCACCCTGCATCACATTCCGATGCGGCCCAACGGTCAGCTGGTCTCGATCTTGCCTGCGCGTTTGGGGCGCTTGGCAATGGCGTTCTTCGATTGGTTCGGCTGGCGCCTGAACAAGCGCGTCGAAGACGCGCAGCGGCGTGAGCTTGGATTGCCCAAGGCATCGGGGCCCTCGCCGCGGCGGATCGCTGAACGCGGCTCGCTGGAGGTCCAGGGCTATGACGACGCGTGCTTTCCCGGATTGGCCCAGGAGTGGACGAAATGGGATGGTGCGCGGCCGTTTGTCGGCTCCTTGACCATGGAGATGTCTGCCGATGCTGATGCCGACGTTGCTTCTTGGATCGCGGCCGGAACACCCCCGATCTTCTTCGGGTTCGGCAGTATGCCGGTCGAATCGCCCGCAGCTGCCCTGGAAATGATCGCCTCGGCCTGCGCGGAGTTGGGGGAGCGCGCATTGATCGGTGCCGGGTGGAGCGACTTCGGCGATAGGCGAATCCCCGACCACGTCAAGGTGGTAGGGGCTGTCAATTTCGGCACCGTCTTTCCTGCCTGCCGGGCAGTGGTGCACCACGGTGGTTCGGGAACTACCGCGGCCAGCATGCGTGCCGGCGTGCCGACTCTTGTTTTGTCGATGGATGCTAATCAAACGCTGTGGGGTGGGCAGGTCAAGCGTTTGAAGGTAGGGACTACCCGGCGATTTTCCACCACGACCCGCGATTCCCTGGTGACAGACCTGCGGCGAATCCTGTCTGCCGAGTGTCGCGGGCGCGCCCGTGAGCTTGCCGGGGAGATGACCAAGCCCAGCGAAAGCGCCACCGCCGCTGCCGATGTCATCGAGGAATTTGCACGGTCAAGGTGTGCGGCATGA
- a CDS encoding acyltransferase family protein, with product MKLGSAFEPRNNALNAWRLLLATEVILFHSFQLTDRLPSRAVLQLLFSVGVDGFFALSGFLITASWLRNPHIRDYLLARALRILPGYYIVLIVTAFVFAPLSVVIQGRSPLDILGSFAPVDYVLKNIALLQLQFDVAGTPLDVLYPGRWNGSLWSLIFEVACYLAVAALGMLGLAHRRWVSPVILVLATFGALALPPLTVPGLWTLPQLAVRTAIMFAAGAVLYHWRDVIPAKWSLVAVSVAVVLASSMLPDYRVVAALPLAYAVVVSGVLIKNERLNLKTDLSYGVYVYAFPIQQLLAVAGLARLNPVAFFVISTVVTLVPALLSWFLVEKRALALKTRLKRRNNQPAASSRSRRGGPGMNWTGQAQLRGRYLP from the coding sequence ATGAAGCTTGGGTCCGCATTCGAGCCGCGTAACAACGCGCTGAATGCGTGGCGGCTTCTACTGGCGACCGAGGTCATCCTCTTTCACTCTTTTCAGCTTACGGACCGTTTGCCATCGAGAGCGGTTCTCCAATTGCTGTTTTCGGTCGGGGTGGATGGATTCTTCGCACTGTCGGGCTTTCTCATCACCGCGAGTTGGCTGCGGAACCCACACATCAGGGATTACCTACTGGCGCGGGCACTGCGAATCCTGCCGGGCTACTACATCGTTCTGATCGTCACCGCATTCGTCTTCGCTCCGCTGAGCGTCGTCATCCAGGGCCGCTCGCCGCTCGACATACTCGGATCGTTTGCCCCGGTCGACTACGTACTGAAGAACATTGCGCTGCTACAACTTCAGTTCGATGTCGCCGGCACACCTCTGGACGTTCTGTATCCGGGGCGATGGAACGGATCGCTCTGGTCGCTCATCTTCGAGGTGGCCTGTTATCTTGCCGTCGCGGCGCTGGGCATGCTCGGACTCGCGCATCGTCGCTGGGTGTCCCCGGTTATCCTGGTGTTGGCCACTTTCGGGGCGCTCGCGTTGCCCCCGCTCACAGTTCCCGGCCTATGGACGCTCCCACAGCTTGCCGTGCGTACTGCGATCATGTTTGCCGCCGGCGCGGTGCTTTACCACTGGCGCGACGTCATCCCAGCCAAGTGGTCGCTCGTCGCGGTGAGCGTGGCGGTTGTGCTTGCGTCGAGCATGCTGCCCGACTATCGGGTGGTCGCCGCGCTTCCGTTGGCATATGCCGTTGTCGTCTCCGGCGTATTGATCAAGAACGAGCGACTAAATCTCAAGACGGATCTGTCCTACGGCGTTTACGTATATGCCTTCCCCATCCAGCAGTTGTTGGCAGTGGCAGGCCTGGCACGTTTAAATCCCGTGGCATTCTTTGTGATTTCGACCGTCGTGACGCTGGTGCCCGCTTTACTGAGTTGGTTCCTTGTTGAGAAGCGCGCGTTGGCACTGAAGACTCGTCTCAAACGTAGGAACAATCAACCGGCCGCATCGTCGCGGTCTAGAAGGGGTGGGCCTGGGATGAACTGGACTGGACAGGCACAGCTGAGAGGGCGTTATCTGCCATGA
- a CDS encoding NAD-dependent epimerase/dehydratase family protein — MSKSVLISGGAGFLGSALSSRLVEAGWDVAVMDVLHPQVHSERGEITLPAAVRLFTGDVTHAPDWDAVFRLFRPTQVVHLAAETGTGQSLSQSTRHGSVNVVGTTQLLDAMSRAELVPEQLVVASSRAVYGEGAWRYQDSEGERIFYPRPRSHAQLAAGSWDPQGPGGEAAEPLPNRAGSTEPRPANIYAATKLAQEHLLTAWAAGHDTNLSILRLQNAYGPGQSLTNSYTGIVALFARLARAKQQLEVYEDGRIIRDFVFVDDVIDGLFAAVQTPATVQRCVDIGSGTATTIHELARTLAQMCGAPEPVVVGKFRDGDVRAASSDVEPTKEQLAWSPKWSLEDGLRVLLEWIGAKGF; from the coding sequence ATGTCAAAATCCGTACTCATCTCAGGCGGCGCGGGATTCCTTGGTTCCGCGCTCTCGTCGCGTCTTGTCGAAGCAGGATGGGATGTAGCGGTGATGGATGTCCTGCATCCGCAGGTGCATTCCGAACGTGGCGAGATCACCCTGCCGGCCGCGGTTCGGCTGTTCACCGGCGATGTCACCCACGCACCGGACTGGGATGCGGTGTTCCGGTTGTTCCGGCCAACCCAGGTGGTGCATTTGGCGGCCGAGACGGGTACTGGACAGTCGCTGTCGCAGTCGACCCGCCACGGCTCGGTCAATGTCGTTGGTACGACCCAGCTTCTGGACGCGATGAGCCGCGCCGAGCTGGTGCCCGAGCAGCTGGTGGTGGCGTCATCGCGCGCGGTCTACGGCGAAGGAGCTTGGCGGTATCAAGACTCCGAAGGCGAGCGGATCTTCTACCCGCGCCCGCGCAGCCATGCGCAGCTTGCCGCGGGCAGCTGGGATCCGCAAGGGCCCGGCGGAGAGGCGGCCGAACCGCTGCCCAACCGCGCCGGTAGTACCGAGCCGCGCCCCGCCAACATCTATGCGGCGACCAAGTTGGCGCAGGAGCATTTGTTGACTGCCTGGGCCGCCGGACATGACACCAACTTGAGCATCTTGCGGCTCCAGAATGCCTATGGCCCTGGTCAATCGTTGACGAACTCGTATACCGGGATCGTGGCGCTCTTCGCACGCCTAGCGCGCGCGAAACAGCAGTTGGAGGTGTACGAGGACGGAAGGATCATCCGCGATTTCGTCTTCGTCGACGACGTGATCGACGGGCTTTTCGCCGCGGTGCAAACCCCCGCTACGGTCCAGCGCTGCGTCGACATCGGTTCGGGTACCGCGACAACCATTCATGAGCTGGCGCGCACGCTCGCGCAGATGTGCGGCGCCCCGGAACCGGTTGTCGTGGGCAAGTTCCGTGACGGCGACGTGCGGGCCGCCAGTAGCGATGTCGAGCCCACCAAAGAACAACTCGCTTGGTCGCCCAAGTGGTCACTCGAAGATGGATTGCGGGTTCTGCTGGAGTGGATCGGCGCGAAAGGGTTTTGA
- a CDS encoding glycosyltransferase: protein MKLVLAAYGTRGDIEPSVAVGRELQRRGHDVCIAVPPDLVGFAEGAGLHTVPYGLETQSWLSVYRDLWRCFFHEVWNVRKLRRLWHEMWRLSDRAWSEMSAALAGVAAHADVLLAGQSYQEPAANIAEYHDIPFATLHNTPVRVNSALFSNLPSPLAVTAMRLYDWFGWRLNKKVEDAQRRELGLPRATTSVSRRIVERGALEIQAYDEVCFPGLAAEWGEWADERPFVGTLTMELSTDADQDVASWAAAGSPPICFGFGSMPVESPSETIEMIASACAELGERALVCSGWSDYSDVPRFEHVKVVGPVNYAAVFSVCRAAVHHGGAGTLAASLRAGIPTLVLWIDGAQPVWASRVKLLKVGAVNSFSGTTRESLIADLRRVLAPECAERAREIAGRMTPAAQSVTRAADLVEGFALSQRSVRSVTKSI from the coding sequence ATGAAACTCGTGCTAGCTGCCTACGGAACTCGCGGGGACATCGAGCCCTCCGTAGCGGTGGGTCGAGAGCTGCAGCGCAGGGGGCATGACGTGTGTATCGCGGTGCCGCCGGACCTGGTTGGTTTTGCCGAGGGGGCGGGACTGCATACCGTGCCGTATGGACTCGAGACGCAGAGTTGGCTCAGTGTCTATCGCGATCTGTGGCGGTGTTTCTTCCATGAAGTCTGGAATGTCCGAAAGCTGCGCAGGCTGTGGCACGAAATGTGGCGGCTCAGCGACAGGGCCTGGAGCGAGATGAGTGCGGCACTGGCGGGCGTGGCGGCACATGCTGATGTGCTGCTGGCCGGCCAGAGCTACCAGGAACCGGCGGCCAATATCGCCGAATACCACGACATTCCGTTTGCCACATTGCATAACACCCCGGTGCGGGTAAACAGCGCGTTGTTCTCGAATCTGCCATCTCCACTGGCCGTCACGGCGATGCGGCTCTATGACTGGTTCGGTTGGCGGTTGAACAAAAAGGTGGAAGACGCGCAGCGGCGTGAGCTTGGTCTGCCCCGGGCGACGACATCGGTATCCCGCCGGATCGTCGAACGGGGGGCGCTGGAGATCCAGGCGTACGACGAGGTGTGCTTTCCGGGACTGGCGGCCGAGTGGGGAGAATGGGCCGATGAGCGCCCGTTCGTGGGCACCTTGACGATGGAGCTGTCCACCGACGCCGATCAGGATGTCGCGTCGTGGGCCGCGGCGGGTTCGCCACCAATTTGCTTTGGCTTTGGCAGCATGCCCGTCGAATCTCCTTCGGAGACAATCGAGATGATCGCATCGGCGTGTGCGGAGCTGGGGGAGCGGGCGCTGGTGTGCTCCGGCTGGAGTGACTACAGTGACGTTCCGCGGTTCGAACACGTCAAGGTGGTGGGGCCGGTCAACTACGCGGCGGTGTTCTCTGTGTGCCGTGCCGCCGTACACCACGGTGGAGCCGGGACTCTGGCCGCTAGTCTGCGGGCCGGGATTCCCACTTTGGTGCTCTGGATAGATGGTGCGCAACCGGTCTGGGCCTCGCGGGTAAAACTCTTGAAAGTTGGTGCAGTAAATAGTTTTTCGGGAACGACCAGGGAATCGTTGATCGCGGACCTGCGTCGTGTGCTGGCACCGGAGTGCGCGGAACGCGCTCGTGAAATCGCGGGCCGGATGACCCCGGCGGCACAAAGCGTGACCAGGGCGGCCGATCTTGTGGAGGGGTTCGCGCTTTCGCAACGATCCGTCCGCTCTGTAACGAAATCCATCTAG